ATCGAATGCCCTATGAGGTACGGTGATTAGAATGACTGGCAAACCTTCAAAAATAGGATCTTTAAGACTACGTACAATCGATTGTTGTATAGGTTTATCTATGTAATGAAAATCATCTACAACCAGCGGGATTTTGTGATCAAGCAGTTGGTTGATAGCTGAGGAAGCTGATGGAACTGTGCGGCTTACAGTTTGACTGACCCCATACTGTTCACTCTCATTGAACTGCGACTTAATGTCCCCTCCCATCCCTCCTGGTTTAATACTGGCAGTCATCTCACGCCCTGACACAGTATTTGTATTCTCATTTGTCGTCTCACTAAGTGAGGTATAGCCTCCTGTCTTTTCCAAGACTATCCCCCAAAAACTGTTCAAATCACTTACTTGACCACCAGGAATCCAGAAACTAGATTGCTTTGGAACAATTTTTCGGACTAAAACAGTCTTACCAGACTTAGTTGAACCAGATATAGACAGCAGCTTGTATCGAGCATCAAGATAATCCTCAACTGTAGACTCAAGCTGATATTCATCGCGGGAAATATAGGTGATGCTAGGAAATCCGCCAGCCACAAAAACATCGCTTAATCTCACCACGTCTTGCTTCTCCTCAGATGTTGATAAGCTCAGTTTCCATCCAATTATAGTTTGAAAAAATGTTGGATACGGATCAGCTTTAGCCGCCTAACTATATTATTAGATCGATTTTTTCTGTCTAATACCCTCTCAGTCCCCAAATGGATAGAAAAATTCTATCTAATTGGAAAAATGGGACATTAGGATGAATAGATTCTCCGTATATTAACCCTTGCCAAATCAAAATGCTGGAGATTTCAGCATTTCTTCCACTCTCCTCAGCTTCCTTCGCTGCCTAATATCCAAAAATCCTAATTAGATCGATTTAGGTCGATTCTCTAGGAATCGGATACCTCATTTGAGTGAGGTGCCCACAGGCTACAAGACAAGCAAACCTGCGGGACACCTACGCCACAGCCTTTACCAACGGCGCTGCAACACACTCACCCATTCGCCTTCCACACCGGGTACAGGCATTGGTTTTCCCCAATACACCCTGTCCACAAACCCGATCGAATGCAATCGGTTAATGATTGACTCTACTGTTTCCTTAGTGCCGAAAAGCTGTAACCGATAGTATGGATGCAACTGTTCGATCGAGCGATCGCTCCGATCGCTAGAACCTTTCGCCATATTGTGAGCTTCTCCTTGTAGTGAACCTAAGAAGCCCCAAAATTTAGAGCCACCCCGTTTGACATCACAAACAAGAGTGGCTCGGTCAGATGTTAAAATCCTCATCAAGCCTCCTTGCTGTAGCACCAGCGAGGGGGAATAGCTACCCGGAGTTGCGTCAACAACGAAGGGTAGTGCTCTAAATTGTTGGGAACCCAGCGACCCCATGCTTCATACCGACCCGTCAAAGAAGGATGTCCATGGCAACCGCTATGAAAAACCAGCCTACGGACAAACTCCTCCCAAGTCAACCGTACAGAACCAAAAAAATATTAACCTTACTCCGATCGTAGAAAACACCAACCCCTGCCTCCCCACCCCCAGACAATGCACAGTAGGATAGTCAATGGAGCGACGCCAACTTCCCCGCCCATGCCCTGCCCATCCCCCCTGCCCCCCACCGAGTTCCCCCGTTGGGTGCACGTCTGCCAAGGCAAATCCTGCCGCAAACTCGGCGCAGCCCAGGTTCTCGCCGCCTTCCAAGCCCAGTCCACCTGCCCAGTCCCGATCGTCCCCGGCTCCTGCCTCGGACAATGCGGCAACGGGCCAATGGTCGTGGTGTTACCCGAAAAAACTTGGTATTGTCGGGTGAGTCCCGCAGAAGTGCCCGCGATCGTCGATCGTCACCTGAACCAGGGGCAGCCCATCCCAGCCATGCTCTACCCCAAATTCCATCCCACCCATCCTGACTAGCCCCTCCCGATTGCCACCATGGTGACCCATTCCCGGAAAAGCCTCCCCCTCATCCAAGACCCCGAACAATTGGAAGCCCGGTTGAAGGAAATCCCCTTGGAACCGGGCGTGTATTACATGCGGGATGCATCCGACAACATCCTCTACATCGGTAAATCTAAAAAACTACGATCGCGACTCCGACAATATTTCAACGGTCAAGATACCCGATCGCGAATTCCGACCATGATGCGACTGGTCACGGAAGTGGAATTCATCGTAACCGACACCGAAGCCGAAGCCCTAGCGCTGGAAGCCAACCTGATTCGGCAACACCAACCCCACTACAACGTCCTGCTGAAGGACGACAAAAAATATCCCTACCTCTGCATCACCTGGTCAGACCCCTATCCCCGCATTTTTATCACCCGGCGGCGACAGATGGGCAACTCCCGCGATCGCTACTACGGCCCCTACGTAGACACCCAACTCCTGCGCAGTACCTTGGCCCTGGTCAAACGCATTTTCCCCCTGCGACAACGCCCCCAACCGCTGTTTAAAGATCGCCCCTGCTTAAACTATGACATTGGCCGCTGTCCCGGCGTCTGCCAAGGCTTAATCCAACCGGACGACTATCGCAAAACCCTGCAAAAAGTGGCGATGATTTTCCAGGGACGCAGTGGAGAACTGGTCGATACCCTGACCGAGCAAATGGAGCAAGCCGCCGAAGCCCTCAACTTTGAACATGCGGCGCGATTGCGCGATCAAATCCAAGGCTTAAAGGAGTTAGGAGCCGATCAAAAAGTCGCCCTCTCCGACGACACCATCTCCCGCGACGCGATCGCCCTAGTCGCCGATGATCACCATGCCTGCGTGCAGTTATTCCAAATTCGTGCCGGACGGTTGGTAGGGCGGCTGGGCTATGTCGCCGATGCCCGATCGGGGGAACCGGGAGCCATTTTGCAGCGAGTTTTGGAAGAACATTTCCAAACCGTCGATCCCGTGGAAATTCCCACGGAAATTTTGGTGCAGCACGAATTGCCCGAGGCCGACATTCTAGCCGCCTACCTCAGCCAAGCCAAGGGCCGCAAAGTCTCGATCGTCCATCCCCAGCGGCAATCCAAAGCCGACCTCCTGGAAATGGTGGAACGCAACGCCGCCTACGAACTGGCACGGACTCAACGGGTGGTCGATCGTAATAACCAAGCCATGCAGGACTTAGCGGAAATTTTAGATTTACCGGAATGGCCCAGACGCATTGAAGGCTATGACATTTCCCACATTCAAGGTTCCGATGCGGTGGCCTCCCAAGTTGTATTCGTCGATGGATTACCGGCCAAACAACATTACCGTCACTTTAAAATTAAAAATCCCGATGTCCGTCCGGGTCACTCCGATGACTTCGCTAGTATGGCCGAGGTGATTACGCGGCGGTTCCGTAAGTATGCCAACGCCAAAGCTCGGGGAGAACAGATTCGCCGTTGGAACGAGTCCTCAGTCTTAACACGGCAATCCACATCCTTTTCAGATTTTCCCGATTTAGTCATGATCGACGGCGGCAAAGGCCAACTCTCAGCAGTGGTCAATGCCCTGCGGGAGATGAATTTGCTGGAAGAAATTCGCGTTGTCAGTTTAGCCAAGCAACGGGAAGAGATTTTTCTGCCGGGGGAATCCCTACCGTTAGTCACCGAAGCAGAACAGCCGGGGGTGCAATTGCTGCGGCGCTTGCGAGATGAAGCCCACCGCTTTGCCGTCACGTTCCACCGCCAACAACGCAGTAAACGCATGCAACGATCGCGCCTGGATGAAGTGCCGGGACTG
The window above is part of the Alkalinema sp. FACHB-956 genome. Proteins encoded here:
- a CDS encoding (2Fe-2S) ferredoxin domain-containing protein; its protein translation is MPCPSPLPPTEFPRWVHVCQGKSCRKLGAAQVLAAFQAQSTCPVPIVPGSCLGQCGNGPMVVVLPEKTWYCRVSPAEVPAIVDRHLNQGQPIPAMLYPKFHPTHPD
- the uvrC gene encoding excinuclease ABC subunit UvrC produces the protein MVTHSRKSLPLIQDPEQLEARLKEIPLEPGVYYMRDASDNILYIGKSKKLRSRLRQYFNGQDTRSRIPTMMRLVTEVEFIVTDTEAEALALEANLIRQHQPHYNVLLKDDKKYPYLCITWSDPYPRIFITRRRQMGNSRDRYYGPYVDTQLLRSTLALVKRIFPLRQRPQPLFKDRPCLNYDIGRCPGVCQGLIQPDDYRKTLQKVAMIFQGRSGELVDTLTEQMEQAAEALNFEHAARLRDQIQGLKELGADQKVALSDDTISRDAIALVADDHHACVQLFQIRAGRLVGRLGYVADARSGEPGAILQRVLEEHFQTVDPVEIPTEILVQHELPEADILAAYLSQAKGRKVSIVHPQRQSKADLLEMVERNAAYELARTQRVVDRNNQAMQDLAEILDLPEWPRRIEGYDISHIQGSDAVASQVVFVDGLPAKQHYRHFKIKNPDVRPGHSDDFASMAEVITRRFRKYANAKARGEQIRRWNESSVLTRQSTSFSDFPDLVMIDGGKGQLSAVVNALREMNLLEEIRVVSLAKQREEIFLPGESLPLVTEAEQPGVQLLRRLRDEAHRFAVTFHRQQRSKRMQRSRLDEVPGLGHYRQKQLLATFRSIDYIREATVEQLAAVPGIGPKMAEQIYEYFHPTQEAEAIS